One Archangium violaceum genomic window, TTCGCCCTCGCCGGAGAACTTCACCACGAAGCCATCGGTGGCCGCGCCCAGACCGAAGTCCAGCGGGTACAGGAAGGCATTGCCGGAAAGGAAGACATCGCCCGAGGGCGAGGCCGCCACGCCCGGCGAGGCCACGCGCATCCGCGAGAAATCACGGACCCACCGCTCCGTCCCGTCCGGGCCATACTTCGCCACCGAGAGGCCGCGCCTCTGGCCGGGCACGGAGTCGCGCTCGTCATCCTCGCGAGGCGTGGAGAGCCACACCACGGAGATATTGCCCGAGCCATCCACGGCGAGCCCCGTGCCGGAGTCGTCCTGCGGCCCTCCGAACCGGTGGAACCAGGAGCGCCCCCCGGGCCCAGGCTCCACCTCGGGAGGAGGGCTGGAGGGCGTCGCGTCCACCGGCCCGGTCGTCTCACCCGGGGGAAGGTCGGCGGGTGGGGACTCCGGCGAGCGCGGGTCGGCGCCACACCCGGCGGCCAGCGCCAGCAGCGCGGCGGGCACGAGCCCCTTCCACAGACGGTTGGTGTGTACTCCTGAATCCTGGTGCATGCGTTCTCCCCACCGTCGCTTCCGGCCCGAGCAGCCCGGAGACACGAACCGGGGGAAGGTAATGGGGTCATTCCCACCGGCATCCCCCCGCTCGTGGGGTGGTTCGAACCCCCCCGGAGGGCAGGGGGACGGCCTCGGGCGTCGGAGGGCGGGTGAACGTCCGGTGGCAGGAATACGAGGACGCCGGAACGGTTGGCACCCCACGTTCGAGCCGCGCCCCCCTCGCGAACCCCTTGGACCGCGCGCCGCCCGCGATTAAGAGAACGCTTCTCATGGAAAACGCCGCCCCCATCCCCCCGCCGCCCGCTCCGGAAGCCACCCGCGAGGACCTCCAGGCCGTCGAGGAGCTCGCCCGGGCCAAAGCTCAAATCCTCGCGCAGATCGAAAAGCGCGTCGTGGGGCAGCGGGACGTGGTGGAGCACCTGCTCATCGCGCTCTTCGCCCGCGGCCACTGTCTCTTCGTCGGCGTGCCCGGCCTGGCCAAGACGCTGCTCATCTCCACCCTGGCGGACGTGCTCAACCTGTCCTTCAACCGCATCCAGTTCACACCGGACCTGATGCCCTCGGACATCACCGGCACGGACATCCTGGAGGAGGACAAGGCCACCGGGCACCGCGCCTTCCGCTTCCTGAAGGGCCCGCTCTTCGCCAACATCATCCTCGCGGACGAGGTGAACCGCACCCCGCCCAAGACGCAGGCCGCCCTGCTGCAGGCCATGCAGGAGTACCGCGTCACCGCCGGTGGCCGCACCTACCCGCTGGAGCTGCCCTTCCTCGTCTTCGCCACGCAGAACCCCATCGAGCAGGAGGGTACCTACCCGCTGCCCGAGGCCCAGCTCGACCGCTTCATGTTCCTGGTGGACGTGGGCTACCCCACCGCCGAGGAGGAGGTGGAGATCGTCAAGTCCACCACCGGCGGGTCGCAGCCCAAGCTGGAGAAGATCCTCTCGCCCGAGCGGATCCTGGCGCTGCAGGACCTGGTGCGCCGGGTGCCGGTGCCGGACCACGTGGTGCGCTACGCGGTGGAGCTGGTGCGCCACACGCGGCCCAAGGAGCCGGGCGTGCCGGACTTCATCGCGAAGAACGTCTCGTGGGGCGCGGGCCCTCGCGCGAGCCAGTACCTGGTGCTGGCGGCCAAGGCGCGCGCCATCCTGAACGGGCGCTTCGTGGCGTCGGTGGAGGATGTGAAGGCGGTGGCCCGCCCGGTGCTGCGCCACCGCGTGCTGCCCAACTTCACCGCCGAGAGCGAGGGCACCACCTCGGTGAAGCTGGTGGACCAGCTCGTCGCACTGGTGAAGGGATAGCGCTCGCGCATGCTGCTGGATGCCCAGACACTGGCCCGGCTCCAGGGCGTGAAGCTGCGCGCCCGCGCGGTGATGGAGGGGGTGCTGTCCGGCCTCCACAAGAGCCCGCACCAGGGCCAGAGCGTGGAATTCGCCGAGCACAAGGAGTACGCGCCCGGTGACGAGCTGCGCCACCTGGACTGGAAGGCCTACGGCAAGTTCGACAAGTACTACGTCAAGCGCTACGAGCACGAGACGAACCTGCGCGCGGTGATGGTGGTGGATGCGTCCGCCTCCATGGGCTACCGCAGTGGCGCGCTCTCCAAGCTGGACGTGGCCACCACGTTGGCCGGCGCGCTGTGCTACCTGCTCGTGCGCCAGCAGGACGCGGCCGGGCTCGCCCTCATGACGAACGGGCGCTTCCAGGACGTGCCCCCGCGCGCCTCGGCCGGCCACCTCAACGTGCTGCTGGACGCGCTCGAGCACGCCACGCCCACCGGCGGCACCCACCTGGTGTCCGCCGCGGACCACCTGGCCGAGGTGCTCCCGCGCCGCTCCTCCGTCGTCGTGCTGTCGGACTTCCTCGACGAGAACCAGGACGCGCTCAAGCGGATACTCGCGCTGCGCCAGCGCAAGAACGACGTGGCGGTGTTCCACCTGGTGGACCCGGCGGAGCTGACGTTCCCCTTCGATGACCCCACGCTCTTCCTCGACATGGAAGGCCAGGGCCGCATCGAGGTGAACCCGCGTGAAATCAAGGAGAGCTACCTGGAGGAGTTCGGGGCCTTCCTGGCGAACGTGAAGTCGGCCTGCGCGGAGGCGGACGTGGACTACGAGCTGGTGCGCACCGACGAGCGGTTGGACGAGGTGTTGCTGCGCTTCCTGGGGAAGCGGGGGAGGCGCCGGTGACGTTCGCGCATCCGTGGATGCTGCTGGGCGCGCTGGCGGCGCTCATTCCGCTGCTCGTCCACCTCTTCGACCGGCGGCGGCCCCGGCCCCACCCCTTCGGGCCCCTGGCCTTCGTGCTGCGCAGCCAGAAGCGCACCGCGAGCCGGCTCAAGCTCAAGCGGCTGCTGCTGTACGCGCTGCGCACGCTCATCCTGATTGCCCTGCCGGTGGCGCTGGCGCGGCCGGAGTGGAAGCAGGACAAGGCGGCGGCGGCGGTGGTGAAGGGCCCGGCGGCCACGGCCATCGTGCTGGACGCGTCGCTGTCCATGCGCTGGTCGGACGGTACGCCCCTCTTCGAGCGGGCCCGGGACGAGGCGCGCGACGCGCTGGCGGACCTGCGGCCCGAGGAGCCCGCGACGGTACTGGTGTGCACGAGCTCGCCCCTGCCGCCCGCGGCGCCGGGCTTCGACCGCTCGAGGATGCGTCAGGTGATCGACGAGGCGCAGCCCACGTTCGCGGGGGCGGACCTGTCGCGCTGCCTGGACCTGGCGGCGCGCTCGCTGGAGGAGAACCCCATGGCGGGCAAGCGCCTGGTGGTGGTGTCGGACCTGACGGCCGGCTCCATGCGCCTGGAGGCGCCGGTTCCGACGGTGAAGGGTCCCACGGGAGAGGCGATACGCCCCGAGGTGGTGCTGCGTGACGCGGCCAACGGCAAGGACACGCTGCCCAACCACGCGCTGGTGGACCTGAAGGTGGAGCCCGCGCTGCAGGCGGGACCGCGCGCCTTCCAGTTCACCTTCACGGTGAAGAACTTCAGCGACACGCCGCTGAAGGACCTCGAGGCGGCGGTGCGCACGGCGGACACCACGCTGGGCAAGGGCTTCGTGGACGTGCCCGCCAACGGCACGGCGCAGAAGTCACTGACGGTGCGCTTCCAGCAGGGTGGCACGGTGGCGGGTCATGGCGCGCTGACGCCGGATGGGCTGGCCGAGGATGACCGGCGGGCCTTCGTGCTCGCGGTGCCGAGGCCGTTGAAGGCGCTGGTGGTGAACGGCTCGCCGAACCCCACGCGCTACCGGGACGAGGCCTTCTTCATGGAGGCGGCGCTGTCGGCTCCGGGCTCGCCGGTGCAGGTGGCGGTGCGGGACGCCGAGGCCGGGTGGCGCGAGGACCTCGCCCAGTACGACCTGGTGTACCTGCTGAACGCACCGGCGCCGGACGAGACGGAGGCGGAGAAGCTGCGGGCCTTCGTGGAGAACGGCGGCGGACTCTTCGTCAGCATGGGCGACCACGTGGACCCCGAGGCGTACAACGCGCGACTGGGAAGCCTGCTGCCGCGCAACCTGCGGCTGGTGCGCACCAGTGTGGAGCGCGAGGACCCGGACGCGGACGACAAGGCGGCGAAGCTGGCGCAGGTGCGGGTGGAGCATCCGCTCTTCGCGCCCTTCACGGGCCGGGCCGAGGAGGGCCTGGTGGGGGCGCGCTTCTACCGGTACATGCTGCTGGAGGCGGACGGGAGCGGCACGCCCCAGGGCGCGAGCCAGGTGCTGGCCACGTACGAGGACGGGGCTCCGGCGGTGGCGGTGGCGCGACGAGGCAGGGGCCGGGTGGCGCTCTTCACGAGCACGGTGGACCGCGACTGGAGCGACTTCGCCATCCGCACGAGCTTCCTGCCGCTGATGCAGCGCTTCGCGGCGTACCTGGCGGGCTCGCTGGAGGAGCGCGAGGAGCAGAAGGTCCGCGTGGGCGAGACGCTCGCACTGCGGCCCGAGGGCGCGCAGACGGTATCGGCGGTGAAGGCGCCGGATGGCACGGAGGTGCCGCACAAGGCACAGCCGGACGGTACGGTGCTGGTCGGTCCGGTGGAGCAGCCGGGGACGTTCTCGGTGTTGGGAGGAGACGGCAAGCCGGTGAGCGCGCTGGCCTTCGCCGCGACACTCGACCCGGCCGAGAGCGACTTGAGCCGGCTGCCACAGGACGCGCTCTCCGCGCACTTCGGCGAGGAGACGGTGAAGGCCTCGAGCTCGGATGCGGAGCGCCCGCCCGTGCCGCTGTGGACGTGGCTCATCGTGGCCGCGGCGTTCGCCTTCTTCTTCGAGGGCACGTTGCTGCGCAAGTAACCCCCTCTCCCTCTGGGAGAGGGTTGGGGTGAGGGTCTACCGCCCGTCGTGACAGGGGAACGCTACACTTCCGGGCTCCTTGACCAGACCGCGCCTACTCCCACTCTCAATATCTCTTGCTGTGCTGCTGTCCGCATGCGCCGCGACGTCTCCGGCTATGCGCACGTGGGAGGACACGCAGCGAGACGCTCCCACCGCGTGCGAAGCCCCGAGCGATGACCCGTGTGTCGTGCTCGCATGCGACGAGGGGGAATGCGGCGCATTCAGTTGCGAGGACGCAGACCCGGAGTCGGTGGCACATGCCGCTCTGGCGCACGGTGCGGAGTTGGCGCGCTATCGCCCTCCCATGCGAAGCCCCGGCACCCAACGAAACTGGAGGCGCGCTGGGCTTCGGGAGGATGCAAGGCCCCGGCTGACGTTCCATTTCCGCTACCGTCATGGCTTCCTCCCAGCCTTCCCCCGACTCGAAGGACGGCTGCTCAAGCACCACCTGTTCCCCCAGGCTCAGGAGCTCAGGACGTGGTTCCGGGACAATGGCATCGACGTCCACGCCTGGACGATGGCCATCCCAGAGCAGGTGCATCTACGCATCCATCGCGGAGCAAGCGGTGGCCCATGGAACGAGGCATGGCGCCAGTTCATGCACGCCAACGCCCGCCGCAGAGTGCCTCCGGAAGAAATGTTGCGAAAAGCCTTCGAGCTGGCCTACCGCTTCGACATCGTTGGCCTCCTCGTGCCTTACGGTCACCCGCTTGTCCCACCGGTCCCCAGCTCTTCGCGGATTGAGGGTTGCGCTGAATGAAGGGTGAAGACGCGTGAAGCTCTATGAGCTCACAGGCGACAAGGCCCCCCGTTACACGGGAAACCTGAACGCTGGACACAAGTGGGGGCTGCCCGGCGTGGATTGGTCCCAGCCTTGTCCTACCTGCCGCCTGGGTGGCGCCTTGGTGGGGCTCCATCATCCCTGCGTGGACCTTTCGGGCATCCCGGAGCGCGAGAAGTTCCATGAAGCGCAGCCAGTCCCCTACGAGGAGTTCGTTCGTCTGCGCGAATTGGTACGTCCACTCGCCCCCAAGTGGGCCCTGCTGGAACCGGGCGCGACATTCGGCCCGGTGGAAGGCTCCGGGTTGGGGTACTTCGGCCAGCTCTTCATGCAGAACCCTGGACACTCTACGCTCGCCGCGAGGCGCTGGAGCGATTACAGGTGGTCGGCATCCGGGGCCTCCAGGGCTGCCCCATCAAGGTCCGCTTCCGGCAGAAAAACCATCCGGAGTTGCTGGAGCTACAACTGGAGTTGCACGGCCAGTTCCATCCCAAGTGCCTTCCGCCAGACCGCAAGCCCACCTGCCTCACGTGTGGCAACGACCCGAACCCCCTCCCGAAGAAGTTCTGGCTCGCGGCCTCGTCGCTACCCGAGGACGTCGACGTCTTCCGCTTCCGCGATGCACCCGGCTTCATCTTCGCTAGCGAGCGCATGGTTGATGCGGTGAAGCAACTGGAGCTGGACGGAGTGCTGTTCCGAGAAGTGGAGGTCCGCTGATTTCAGGCACGCTCACCACCGATCGTCCGTGAAGAGGCAGTCGATGAGCCGGGCCTCCTTCATCGCGACACAGCGGTATTGAATGTCGGGCACCGGTGTAAAGAGTGTCTCGTTGGGCAGTCGTGGCGCCCCCAGTTCCTCGCACAAGAGGCGCACCAGCACCTCTTCGTATTCCCGCGTCGCAGGCACCGGTTCGTAGAAGGTCTGGGAGGGACGCCACCGGTGCTCGGCGATGCGCTGCTTGAAGGAAGTATACGTCGCCGCTACGGGCGCGAAGATGCTCACCAGCCCCACCACGTATCGGAATTCCTCTCCGCCTCCTTCTACGGGAACCCTGTCGGGAAGGAGCAACCGCACCCGCCAACAATTGTCCGAGATGAGGATGGTCCAATCCTCCACCTTGCACTGAGGCACTTCTTCGCGCAGTCGCGCCAGGAACGCCTTCCAGCGTTCCTTCCCGGTTTCAGCGGCTGCACTACGAGCGGCCTTGAGCCGCTGGTACTCGGGCGTCGCGCCGTAGCCCAGCTCCGACTCCCAGATGTTCGCCGGGAGGTAATGGTGGACCAGTTCGACGAGCTGCGAGGCGGTGGGAAGCCCTGAC contains:
- the sitA6 gene encoding SitA6 family polymorphic toxin lipoprotein; this encodes MTRPRLLPLSISLAVLLSACAATSPAMRTWEDTQRDAPTACEAPSDDPCVVLACDEGECGAFSCEDADPESVAHAALAHGAELARYRPPMRSPGTQRNWRRAGLREDARPRLTFHFRYRHGFLPAFPRLEGRLLKHHLFPQAQELRTWFRDNGIDVHAWTMAIPEQVHLRIHRGASGGPWNEAWRQFMHANARRRVPPEEMLRKAFELAYRFDIVGLLVPYGHPLVPPVPSSSRIEGCAE
- a CDS encoding DUF58 domain-containing protein, with protein sequence MLLDAQTLARLQGVKLRARAVMEGVLSGLHKSPHQGQSVEFAEHKEYAPGDELRHLDWKAYGKFDKYYVKRYEHETNLRAVMVVDASASMGYRSGALSKLDVATTLAGALCYLLVRQQDAAGLALMTNGRFQDVPPRASAGHLNVLLDALEHATPTGGTHLVSAADHLAEVLPRRSSVVVLSDFLDENQDALKRILALRQRKNDVAVFHLVDPAELTFPFDDPTLFLDMEGQGRIEVNPREIKESYLEEFGAFLANVKSACAEADVDYELVRTDERLDEVLLRFLGKRGRRR
- a CDS encoding BatA domain-containing protein encodes the protein MTFAHPWMLLGALAALIPLLVHLFDRRRPRPHPFGPLAFVLRSQKRTASRLKLKRLLLYALRTLILIALPVALARPEWKQDKAAAAVVKGPAATAIVLDASLSMRWSDGTPLFERARDEARDALADLRPEEPATVLVCTSSPLPPAAPGFDRSRMRQVIDEAQPTFAGADLSRCLDLAARSLEENPMAGKRLVVVSDLTAGSMRLEAPVPTVKGPTGEAIRPEVVLRDAANGKDTLPNHALVDLKVEPALQAGPRAFQFTFTVKNFSDTPLKDLEAAVRTADTTLGKGFVDVPANGTAQKSLTVRFQQGGTVAGHGALTPDGLAEDDRRAFVLAVPRPLKALVVNGSPNPTRYRDEAFFMEAALSAPGSPVQVAVRDAEAGWREDLAQYDLVYLLNAPAPDETEAEKLRAFVENGGGLFVSMGDHVDPEAYNARLGSLLPRNLRLVRTSVEREDPDADDKAAKLAQVRVEHPLFAPFTGRAEEGLVGARFYRYMLLEADGSGTPQGASQVLATYEDGAPAVAVARRGRGRVALFTSTVDRDWSDFAIRTSFLPLMQRFAAYLAGSLEEREEQKVRVGETLALRPEGAQTVSAVKAPDGTEVPHKAQPDGTVLVGPVEQPGTFSVLGGDGKPVSALAFAATLDPAESDLSRLPQDALSAHFGEETVKASSSDAERPPVPLWTWLIVAAAFAFFFEGTLLRK
- a CDS encoding AAA family ATPase, with protein sequence MENAAPIPPPPAPEATREDLQAVEELARAKAQILAQIEKRVVGQRDVVEHLLIALFARGHCLFVGVPGLAKTLLISTLADVLNLSFNRIQFTPDLMPSDITGTDILEEDKATGHRAFRFLKGPLFANIILADEVNRTPPKTQAALLQAMQEYRVTAGGRTYPLELPFLVFATQNPIEQEGTYPLPEAQLDRFMFLVDVGYPTAEEEVEIVKSTTGGSQPKLEKILSPERILALQDLVRRVPVPDHVVRYAVELVRHTRPKEPGVPDFIAKNVSWGAGPRASQYLVLAAKARAILNGRFVASVEDVKAVARPVLRHRVLPNFTAESEGTTSVKLVDQLVALVKG